CCACGCAGTCTTGAACCCTGCCGGCCCAGTCGATGGCATCGAAATTCCGGGTGGCCCTGGCCGTTACCCAGGCATCCTCGCGCGCTTTCTCCATGGCAAGCTCGATGGCGCTGCCAGTGATGACGCCGTAAAAATTCAAAAAAGAGTCCCACTCGGACGTTGTGCGAGGCGCTCGGTCTTGGCCAAACCGAACCAAGTGACCGAGATGCGCGCTGCCGAAGCCGTGGGCCGCCCGCGGCGTGACATGCTGGATCGGAGCCAGATCGACATATGATGGCCTGTGCGTGGTGGTTGCGACACGGGCGTCCGCTTCCGCGATGGCATTTTCGAGCATCCGGATCGGGTTGAACGGATTGCTCGGCTCCACTGAAAGCTCGAAGTGCAGCAGGTCCACCAGGAGAGGGTGGCGTGATACCAGGTCCCATAGGGGGCCACCCTCGTCGCTGACACGAGCGAGAGTTCCATACATTGAGCTGGTTGGAGCATGGGCGGCCGCGAGGACTTCAAGGGCGTCGCGATTGAGACAGTCGAATAGACCGAAATGGTCCCCATCGATCACCCTGAAATCGCTGGATGGCCAATACCCCAAATCGTCCAGGGCATCTGCCAGGCACTCTGCAGATACGCTCTCGCTATCATGGCGCATCTGGCCAATGGAGCGCGCCTCGAGGCCCTCCATCTTGCGAGGGTATCTTAGACAGATGATCTCCGAGCCGTCTGATTTGACGAAGAGATGGAAAAACTCCTCGCCCGAAGATCCCGCGGCCTTAGAAGGTGTCCAAACGACACCCTCGCCATCGGCGCATGTGAAGCGCTCGTGCTGACGCTTGCCGAGATGTCTGGCCATGCTCGCAAGCCGCAATTCGGCGGGAGCCCGTCCGACGGTTTTCGTTTCGCACGCTGTTGGCTGTGCAATAGCCCAGACGCCGGCGACACGATCATCGGGGATACCCGCCTGTCGCAGCACTTCGATCTGGTGAGATCTGCGAGCATGCCGTGTCTCGCCGCTCACGAGCTCGTCTTCGAGATGTGATTCTGTCCCAGGCGACAATGCGCTGCCGACCATATCCTGGAGAATGGCGCTGGCGGCAGCGCTGTCGAATCTGAGTTTCTGCCCGGCCAAAGCCATTCTGAGACGCAAGAATGCGATGTTTTCTGCTGCTAGTGACGGAAAAACGAAGACGTGAGAGACGCTGTGGGGCGACGTCGGATTCGCCGCCGATTCATCGGGCGCGCCTTTGGCGGGACGCTTGCGCCGGGCAATGGCCTGCTGCGCGCGTGACGTGCGCTCGGGAGACGGCGCTGGGGTCGTGTTGGTCACTGCACGAGGCATGAGGTGAACACTTTTGCTGGGAGCTGAAGACGAGGTGATATCTGGATCGGACGCAGGCGCATCACCCACATCGGCCGGCCTGATCATCTCAGTTGCGTTGGAATCGCATCGCCGACGCCGTCTGCGATATCGAGATCGAGGTTGTGTTCCGAACGAGCCAACCAAGCTCGTCGGCCCGGTGTCGGCTGACGGCAATGAGTATGATCCGCATCCGCCTGCCGTTGGACAATTCGGTCTGGGGATGATCACCAGCGTCCTGGCTCAGATAGGCCGTCGCGTCAGGCATGCTGGGTTCGGGATCGAACGCTGCCGCGAGGCCATTGCCGGCCGCCGACGATCCCGCGGCGAAGGTCGGCTGTGACCGCGCGGCAGGGAGAGGCGAGAATAGATCGCTGACCGGTACCGCTATCGCGGCCTGCGCGTCGGAGTAAACGGCTTCATCCGAAGGGCTGGGCTGGCCCGATGCCGCAACGCTGCACAAAGCCACAAGCCACAGCCAGACAATGCCAGCCGAGGCGCTGCGCGATTTCGGGCTCGCGATCACCGGGCGATCAGCCGGCATCGGCAAGCGCGCCGGCCATTCGGATGCTCTTGGCGAGGCTTATGAATTCAGACAGCCTGGCCGGATCGAAGTGGTGCTCGTCGAGCAAAACGCCCGTGGCCACGAGGGCGTGGGACAGGTGCGGGGCAAAGTCTGAGATGTTGCCGACCGTAAGGCCACTGGCGCAGGCCAGCGCATCGCCATCTCCCAGCTGCTCTCTCATCGCGACAATCTTGTCGAGGTGAGGCGCCGAGCCAGTCGCCGAGCCGCTGGTGGTCGGTATGAAGCCGAGCTGGGTGGCGTTGGCAGCCGCGCGGGCCGGATCCGCCTCATGGGGCTGATATTTGAAAGCCACCGAGGCGAAGACCTGCGGTGCCGGACGCCCCGATCGCACGAGGACGCCGCGCAGCTCGGCGAGTTCCCGGGTGTCGGTATCAACACCTTGAGAGGTGATGCCTGGACGATCGGTCCAGACAGCGTCGATGCGGCAATCGCAGGCCAGCGAAAGGCTGAAAGCTTCCCAGAGCGTCATCGAGAGGAAGTTGATCCCGATCCACGCATCAGGTCGCAAAACCCGGATGCTTGCAGCCAGCGGTAGCAGCGCAGCATCGTCGTCATGATGCGAGATGAGGAAGATGCCATCCGCACCGAGATCGAGGGCGAGTTTGGCCTGTTCCCGACTGAGCCGACCATCGACGTGATGAATGACCGGAAGGATGTGGAGCGGTGCGCATTTCATGGAGATCACGCTAGACCGATCCCAACGAACCTATCAATCCTTGTGCAATGCACCGCCGCCATGAATCGGTGGATACCGGTATAGAAGGATTACGACTATGAGCCTTGCAGAAATCAGGCGGGCCTATGCAGCGCGCAGCAATACAGAGGCAACCAATGGGCGGCGTCCTATCAGCGACGTCATCGCGGCACGGGCGGCCTATGTCGACCTTGCACGGAATGTGGTGCATTTTGCGCTGGACGAGCAAGCACTGGACGAGTGGTGGGATGCCGAGCGTGCCAACCGCAAGCACCTAGGTATCGAGCATGGCGATCTGTGCTGGGCCGAGCTCGTCTCGATCGTCGAGGCTCATCGCCACCGATTGATCGGGCCAGTCATGTCACCGTGATGGAAAAGCGCGGCGATTGTCCTCGCCGGCGCAATTCGTCAGGCGGGGCGCGGCGATTGGGTCCGGGAGAGTACTCCGTCGACCGCTTTGGATAGATCGTGAAAGCTGAAAGGCTTCGGGAGCTGCAGGGCATCAGGATAATCCGCCATGGCCTGATGCCCACCAGAAGCGAAAATCACCGGAATGCCGCGCTGAACCAGCACGTCTGCGACGGGGTAAGTCTGACCGCCGGCCACGTTGAGGTCGAGAATGGCAAAATCGATCTCGTGTTGCTCAGCCATCTGAAGAGCTTCGGCCACAGACCCTGCGATGCCGCTGATCCCGCAATCCAGGTCGGTCAGCATCTCTTCGATCATCATCGCGATCAGGGCTTCATCCTCGACGACCAGAGCTCTCGCCCTGTTCCCTTGCGCATCGGTCACTGACTGGTCCTCCTACACGACACCGGGGCCGTGCTGTCATCGAGAAGCTGTCGCTGATTGGGCTCTTCATGCAGCGGATGCATCGGGGTCCCCCTTAGCATCTCCACCATCACGTGTCGCCACGTAGGCTGCAATCAGCCGCAACAACTCCTGGCGACGGGAGTCCGGTGGCGTTGCCTCGATGGCGCCAGCGAGAGCTTCGGCCTCAGCCTGAGCCGACACCAAGTCTGCATCATCGCAAATCGTCTTGACACCGTTGCTGGGTCGCAAAAGCGCATCTTCACCGTCGAAAAGGAACGCAGCCGGGTTCAACAGCTGCCCGATCGGCGGCGTGTCCAGGACCACCACGGGCTGGCGAACGATCGCACCCTGTGGGCGCCTGGCCGGCGGGATACGCGAGAGCTCAGCCTCTGTCAGCGTCGAGGCCAGAGGCCGGCGCGCGACATAGCAGCCGCGCCGGAAATGAACCGAAAGCTCGTCATAGGCGACAGAGGCTTGGGACAGCATCAGTCTGACCTCTGAGCGAGACACACCTTGCAGCGCCCGCTGCGGGAAATGCGAGCGACCGGCCATGGACATTGAGTTGCGAGACGCATCGAGCTCACGCCAGACAAGAACCGCGACAGCATCGTCGCGTGATGGCACGCAGAAGGCTCTGCCGTCGAACGCCGGTGGCGATCTTCGGCAAAGGTCCGGCCAATGATGAAGCCCCTTTTGCACGAAGAAGCTCGTTGCGATCGCGGCGGCCGCGGTTGCGAGTTTGTGGAGGCGGCCGTCGAACGGGCGCGGTCCTCGATCAAGGAAGATCAGCGAAATCTCGTCGCTTTGCGTGAAAGCAAGATGGGCCCCCAGTCGCCCGACAAGGTAGCGGGACGTCTCGATCATGAGGCCACCCAGAGCGGGGTCGTAGGGCTTCATCATCGAGCGGGTGAAACGGGAAAAGCCCATGCCGTCGATTCTGATGACGGCAACCTGGCCGGGCTGGGCCCGTCGATCAGTCTCGGAGCGTTCGAAGGCCTTGATGCGATCCCCCAAAGGATCGTTGCGTGGCGGCATGGTTCACCTGCGGATTTTCGTTTGGGGCGGCGGCAAGACACTAACGCCTCAAGGACAACTCGCCAATCGATCCTTCGCCTCGTTTGGGTCACTCCTTTTTGTACGAAAGGGTAAATCGTTCAAATGCTCGATGATTTAGGATTGCCATCCATGGATTTCGTTCGAATTGTCATGAAACGGGTAATCCCGGCTTCTAGCTTCATCGCTATCACGATTCCTCCACAAGGGGCCAAGTTGTGATCCTCGATACGGCAAAGCGATACATCATCGTCATCCGCGCGCCTGAGCTCGGTCATCCTTTCAGTGATGGCGGCTGGCATGTCGTGAGCGAATGCCCGACGTACCACGCAATGCGGTCAAGGATGACCGACATCGCCTGCAGCGTCGTCGGCGTTGGTGTCGATGCCTTGCTGATAAAGGGCGAGGATGCCATTGGCGGCAAAGTCGTTCTTCGGTCGCTGATGGCCCGGGTCAGCGATAAGAATCTCCCTGCGCTCGACGAGATTGCCAGGGACGATGATGCAGATCTGCGCGGCTTTAATCTCCTCGTCGAGGCCAGCAATCAGCGCTACAATACGGCGCTTTGGCGAAAATACCTTGAAAGCGGTGCGTTCGAGGGGCTGCCTTCCGAAGTCGTGTCGCTTTTGAAGCGGATGATCCCGCGGTCTGTCATCGAGCCTCCGAAGCTGTCTCCGCTGGAGTGGCTGCGGACGACCAGGGGCTACAGCGTGTGCGCCGCCATCCTGCTCGCCGTCGTCGCGACCGGCATGGTGGCGCGGGCGAGCTCGACGCCGGAGGCAGCTCGGCCGCTGACGGCGGCGGAAGAGCGTTCCATCAAGGAATGGCGCGCCGGGGCCTATGACATTCTGCAGAGAAATCCGGAGACGGGCTGGGTCCGTCGCGTACGGGTCTATCCTGACGGGACGCGCAAGATCGTTCCCGATACCGGGAGTTACTACTATCTCGGTCAGAAACTTCCGGTCGTCGAAATGAGGGCCGGCGAAACGATCCTTGGATTGGATTGATCTCGCATTCCTTCGAATGAAGACAATCCAATCGATACCTTCAAGGATTGTTTTCAAGTTTTGCTGTATCGGTGCATCGGAACCGGAGATCGTGTTGTGTCCAAGCCTTCTTTCAAGCGCTATCTGACCGTGGTTCGTGCGCCGGATTTTGGGGCACCCTTCGACGATGGTGCATGGCATCTCATCGTGGAAAGCGATGATCACGACAAGGTTCGTTCTACGACCATCAGCATTATCCCCTGGATCGACGATATCGGTGCAGAAGCGATGATGTTGAAGGTGGTTGAAGGGAAGAGCCGTGGCTCCTTCGCTTTCAAGCCCGTCGTCATGAAGAAGCGCGATGATCTGGCTGTGCCGGCGCCCGAGGACATCGTCCGAAACGACGCCGAGGAGCTGCGCAATTTCACCGTCGTCATCGAAGCCAGCCGGGTGCGTTTCAATCCGAAGGGATGGGTCGAGTTCCTGGAGCGCAATCCCATCGAAACGCTTCCGCAGAAGGTTCAGCAGGCCATTCAGAGACTGGTCCCGGTTATCCGCGGCCTGCCGCGGGCGGCGCCGGCTCGGCCGGGGCTGCGCCAGTGGCTGACGAGCGCCACGGGTGCGTGGACGATGGCAGGAGCGCTTTCGGTGATTGCGATCACCTCAATCGCCGCGGTCGTCCTTGTCTCGAACCACAACGCGGAGAAAGATGCCGCGATGATGGCGATGATGCAGAAGTATCGCGAGGGCGCCGTCGACATCGTCAAGATGGATGGTTTTCGATCCCCGCAATGGGTCCGCACGCGTGTCTATCCTGACGGTCGGGTGGAAGTGGTCGAGCGAGAGATCGACCGGTGGGCAAACGAGGTGTTCAACCGACGCAAGTCGCTGAATTGAGTTTGTTGGGTTCACCTTGCTCCGGTAGGGTGATCCCAGCAGCTCGTCGAGGGGTCCATGCCAAAGTTCGATTTCGCCAAGAGTTGCGCCTATGACGTCGCTCAGAAGCGCGCCTTCCATGCCGCGGCCACGAAGGTTCTCCGCCACCTTGCTGTCGAGCTCGACTTCAAGCCGGGCACGTTCGAGCTGCGGTCCAACATGGGTGGCATCGCCGTGTCCGGTGAAATCACGCTTCACCACAAGGACGTCTACATCCAAGTCAGTCAGAGCACGATCGGCCTGAACAAGGGCAACGGGGTTCTGATCCGCACCTGCGAGGGAATGAAGGACTACTCAGGCGGTCCCAACAATTTCCTGACCTATGACGTCCTCGAAGACGTGGAAGCGCTGGCCGACCAGGTTCGCCACATCCAGCCAAAGTTCGTCGACGAGGACGTGGTGCCGTCTCCTTCTCCCTGAAGGCACCCTCGTCAGACTGAGAGATCGACCTTGTAGTAGGTCGGCAGGACATCTTCGCCGGCATGGGTCTTGTAGCCGATCAGCAGGCGCGGAATCACCACGACATGGCCATTCGGGTAGGTGCGTCGATGCGATCGGCGCCAGTGGAGTCGGGGTGAAGAGCGCAGGCCGTCGCCAGCAGTGTCCCCCTCGGAGCGCATCCGCTTGGCGATGTCTTTCGGGATGACGGACACGATCGAATAGGCCGGTATTGCTGCCTTGCCCTTGAGCAGGCGCGACTTGTTCAGCTTCGCAGGCGCGTCGACTTTGTCGAATGATGTGCTGCGTGACGACAGCATCAGGATCAGCCAGCAGGCGAACCCGGTCTCACCAGTGATGCGGCTGCTGTCGTTGTATCCGAGCATGGCGGCTCGCTCGCGGGCGACCCCAAGCGGGTCTGTCGCATCGATGTGAAGTCGGTCCTCGCCGGGAACCGAAACGATCCGCCAGATCTCACCCGAAAAATCGCAATACTCTTTCACCTCGCGACCGCCCAGATCGACCGGCGCCGGCATGTGAACCGTCCGGATCGGACGGACTTCGAACCCTGCCGGAATCTTCTCGATCAGGAAGCCAAAAGTCTCGCGATGCCCCTGCTCCTGGACCATGACGGTGGCCTCGAACCAGCATAGGTCGAACGGCAGAGGGATCAGGCCCTCGATGAACATCTCCTGCTCCTCGGCCTCAAGGCCCGGCAGGTCGAGCGATCCCTCTCCGTCATAGCTGACGGGCAGGGATTCGAACTTGAAGACGTGCGCCGCTTCCATCTTGCGGGCATAGGCCGTCACAGCGCCGCGCGCGGCGGTCTCAGACACGCCTTGCCCAGTGCACATGACCGGAATACCGCCTTCTGCAGATCGGCAGCCATCGATGATGCGGTGGAAGTACATGAGCATGGCCTAGCTCTCCGAATTCCCTCTTGCAAGCGCACCAGGCTGGCGCCCGCCCGAGGGAATTGGTGGATAGAGCCCATCGCATCATCTTGCAGGATCGATGAATCGATCCATTGATGTTCTCATCCCTGCCGACGATTCTGTCGTCGGAGGATGTCGCCAGTGGAATCGTCACAACTGATTTTGGATGCAGACGGCGTTCTGCTCGACTTCGTCGCAGGGTTCGATGCCTTCATGCGCAGGCAAGGCCACCAGGCTGCAATCCCGCTCCATACATCGCGTGACTACAGTCTGGGCGATCTGTGGCCGGACATGTCGTGGCCCGATCGTCTGGCGCTCATGCACCAGTTCATGGCCGACGAGAGTTTCTCGGCCGTCCCCCATATCGAAGGGGCCTATGATGCTGTGAGGATGATCCGCCGGGAGCACCCTGGCATCAAGATCTCTGCGGTCACGGCGATCGGCAGCAACCCGGCTGCCCGCGCTGCTCGCCGAGCCAACCTGCGCGAATTCGGCATCGAGGACGTGACTTTCGTGCCGATGGCCGGGTCCAAGGCTGACGAACTGTTCCGGTTCTCTCCCGGCGCGGTCTACGTCGACGATCTGCCTGGCCATGTCGATGACGGGATCGCGGCAGGTCATCGCTCCTATCTTTTCCGCCAGCCTCACAACGCGGGAACGACACGTCTTCCGACGCTTCGCGACTGGGCCGACGGGATCAATGTCGTCCTGTGTGATCTTTCGAGCCCGGTTCTCGAACCGGCGTTCTGAACCGCGCCAGCCAGTGAGGTTTCCATGACCAGGTACATCTTCATCACCGGTGGCGTCGTGTCTTCGCTGGGCAAGGGCTTGGCCTCTGCAGCTCTGGCGGCGCTCCTGCAGGCCCGCGGATACTCGGTCCGGCTACGCAAGCTCGACCCCTATCTGAACGTCGATCCGGGCACGATGAGCCCGTCGCAGCATGGCGAGGTCTTCGTCACCGATGATGGCGCTGAGACAGACCTCGATCTCGGCCATTACGAGCGTTTCACCGGAATCGCCGCCCGACGGTCGGACAACATCACCACAGGACGGATCTATCTCGACATCCTGACACGCGAGCGTCGCGGAGACTTCCTCGGCGGAACCGTCCAGGTCGTCCCGCATGTGACGGGAGCAATCAAGGAGTTCGTCCTGTCTGGGAACGAAGGCATCGACTTCGTTCTCGTCGAAGTCGGCGGGACGGTCGGCGATATCGAGGGCCAGCCCTTCTTCGAGGCGTTGCGTCAGCTCGGCAACGATCTGCCCAGGCGTGCGGCCGTCTATGTCCACCTGACGCTCCTGCCCTACATCCCCACGGCGGGCGAGCTGAAAACCAAGCCGACCCAGCACTCCGTGAAGGAGTTGCGCTCGATCGGGATCCAGCCCGACATTCTTCTATGCCGGACCGATCGCGAGATCCCTGAGCAGGAGCGTCGCAAGCTCGGCCTGTTCTGCAACGTCCGTGAAACGGCCGTCATCGAAGCTCGCGACGTTGCAAGCATCTATGATGTGCCCAGGGCCTACCATGAAGCAGGCCTGGATCGCGAAGTGCTGAGCGCCTTCGGCATCGACCAAGCGCCGCGGCCAGACATGTCGCGGTGGGATGCCGTCAGTGAGCGCATTCGCAACCCCGATGGCGAAGTCGTCGTCGCCGTAGTCGGAAAGTACCCGCTCAAGGATGCCTACAAGTCTTTGATCGAGGCCATCGGTCATGGCGGCATCGCAAATCGGAAGAAGGTTCGCATCGATTGGGTCGATGCCGAGCTGCTCGAACAGGAATCCCACGATCTCACGACGCATCTGAGCCGTGCCGACGGCATTCT
This genomic window from Bosea sp. RAC05 contains:
- a CDS encoding response regulator, giving the protein MTDAQGNRARALVVEDEALIAMMIEEMLTDLDCGISGIAGSVAEALQMAEQHEIDFAILDLNVAGGQTYPVADVLVQRGIPVIFASGGHQAMADYPDALQLPKPFSFHDLSKAVDGVLSRTQSPRPA
- a CDS encoding tRNA(His) guanylyltransferase Thg1 family protein, which translates into the protein MPPRNDPLGDRIKAFERSETDRRAQPGQVAVIRIDGMGFSRFTRSMMKPYDPALGGLMIETSRYLVGRLGAHLAFTQSDEISLIFLDRGPRPFDGRLHKLATAAAAIATSFFVQKGLHHWPDLCRRSPPAFDGRAFCVPSRDDAVAVLVWRELDASRNSMSMAGRSHFPQRALQGVSRSEVRLMLSQASVAYDELSVHFRRGCYVARRPLASTLTEAELSRIPPARRPQGAIVRQPVVVLDTPPIGQLLNPAAFLFDGEDALLRPSNGVKTICDDADLVSAQAEAEALAGAIEATPPDSRRQELLRLIAAYVATRDGGDAKGDPDASAA
- a CDS encoding CTP synthase — encoded protein: MTRYIFITGGVVSSLGKGLASAALAALLQARGYSVRLRKLDPYLNVDPGTMSPSQHGEVFVTDDGAETDLDLGHYERFTGIAARRSDNITTGRIYLDILTRERRGDFLGGTVQVVPHVTGAIKEFVLSGNEGIDFVLVEVGGTVGDIEGQPFFEALRQLGNDLPRRAAVYVHLTLLPYIPTAGELKTKPTQHSVKELRSIGIQPDILLCRTDREIPEQERRKLGLFCNVRETAVIEARDVASIYDVPRAYHEAGLDREVLSAFGIDQAPRPDMSRWDAVSERIRNPDGEVVVAVVGKYPLKDAYKSLIEAIGHGGIANRKKVRIDWVDAELLEQESHDLTTHLSRADGILVPGGFGKRGAEGKVLAARFARERHVPYFGICLGMQMAVVEAARGLAGVSGAGSSEFGAYDDPVVGLMREWVKGNDTQMRGAQDDLGGTMRLGAYQAMLRPDSHVARIYDAIEISERHRHRYEVNTRYMDRLEDAGLTFSGMSPDGRLPETVELRGHPWFVGVQYHPELKSRPFDPHPLFKSFIAASVERSRLV